GCAATATGCAACACAACATGAACATGTACGATTTGTACACGATTAACGGAAAATCCGGCCCGCTCGTCGATAAACTGCCGGTGAAACAGGGGGAAAAAGTCCGCATTCGGCTCATCAACGCCGGATATATCACCCATCAGATTCATTTGCACGGACATGAATTCAAAATTACGGCAATCGACGGCCAGCCGCTGAACAATCCGGGCGTCCTCAAAGACCAGGTGGTCGCGGTCGCACCCGGGGAACGCTACGATATCGAGTTCGAGGCCGACAATCCCGGCCAATGGTTCATCGAAGCCCACGGAGACAACGAAGCCGTCAAAGGGATGAAAGCCGTCGTCGCTTATGAAGGCGAAGCCGGCGGAACGGATCAACCGAACGAAAAGGCGCAACTGGCGGCGGTCGATCTCACCCGTTACGGTCAGCCCGCGACCGCGAATTTCACCCTGGATCAAAAATATACGCTGGAATACACGATGTATTTAAACACGGAAACCCGGAACGGACAAACCGTTTATACGATTAACGGAAAAACGTTTCCGAATACGGAACCGATTCAAGTCAAAAAAGGGGATACCGTCAAAGTCCGTATCGTCAACAATTCCAAGACGGACGATCATCCGATGCATCTGCACGGACACTTCTTCCAAGTCTTGAGCAAAAACGGGAAACCTTTTGAAGGGACCCCGATCATCAAAGACACGCTGAACCTGAAACCGGGAGACGAATACGTCGTCGCTTTCCGTGCGGACAATGAAGGAAACTGGATGTTCCACTGCCACGATCTGCATCACGCATCGGCCGGGATGGTGACGGAAGTCCAGTACACGGATTATCAACCCCATTTTACCCCGGATCCGAAAGCCGGCAACAAGCCGGAATGACCGGCCCGTCGCGCGGGCGGGGAACGGAAAACCGTTCCCTGCCTTTTTTATACGGTCAAGATCCGAGTTTCACCCGCTGCAGCCGAAGCGCGTTCAGCACAACCGACACGGAACTGAACGCCATCGCCGCGCCGGCGATCCATGGAGCCAGAAGTCCGATCGCGGCGATCGGAATGCCGAGCGAGTTGTAGACGAGCGCCCAGAACAAGTTTTGTTTGACGTTCGTCATCGTCTTCCGGCTCATGTCGACGGCGTCCGCAATGCTGTTCAGATCGCCGCGCATCAGCGTCACGTCGGCCGCCTCCATCGCCACGTCGGTCCCGGTGCCGATCGCCATGCCGATATCCGCAGCGGCCAATGCGGGAGCGTCGTTGATGCCGTCGCCGACCATGGCCACTTTTTTGCCTTCGGCCTGCAGTTTCCGGATCACTTCCACCTTGCCCTCGGGCAGAACTTCGGCAAGCACGCGATCGATTCCGAGCTGTCTTGCGATCGCCCGGGCCGTGCGTTCATTGTCGCCGGTCACCATCACCACTTCGATTCCCAGACTTTTGAGGCGTTCGATCGCTTTTTTGGACGTTTCCTTCACCGTATCCGCCACGGCGATGATCCCGGCGTATTTGCGGTCCGCCGCGACCAGCATGGCCGTCTTCCCGTCTTCTTCCAGACGCTCCATCTCCGCCAGCGCTGCGTCCGGAACGCTCACCCCCGAGCGCGCCATCCATCTGCGCGTGCCGACGAGAATTTCGCGTCCCTCCACGACGGCGCGTATGCCGTATCCCGGGATCGCCTCGAACGCATCGGAAGCCGGCAGGTCGATCCCTCTTGCGAGAGCGCCGCCGACGACGGCTTCGGCAAGCGGATGTTCGGAATTTTTCTCTGCGGCTCCGACCCACCTGAGCAAGGTCGGTTCGTCGG
This region of Candidatus Reconcilbacillus cellulovorans genomic DNA includes:
- a CDS encoding copper oxidase → MINGWKLKGAAAVGAIAVLLAGCFNSGGNSMGGMDHSNMKMNMGDTENTKQNQTNTTTKTAVMTGKEFTLTAKAGNQELGPGKILPVWTFNNSVPGPEIRVKQGDTVKITLKNELPEPISIHWHGYPVPNAMDGVPGVTQNAVQPGQSFTYTFQATVPGTYWYHSHQDSANQVDRGLYGAFVVEPKDEAEVDRDYTLILDEWISTGMNMSGGNMSGSMSGMDHGNMGNMQHNMNMYDLYTINGKSGPLVDKLPVKQGEKVRIRLINAGYITHQIHLHGHEFKITAIDGQPLNNPGVLKDQVVAVAPGERYDIEFEADNPGQWFIEAHGDNEAVKGMKAVVAYEGEAGGTDQPNEKAQLAAVDLTRYGQPATANFTLDQKYTLEYTMYLNTETRNGQTVYTINGKTFPNTEPIQVKKGDTVKVRIVNNSKTDDHPMHLHGHFFQVLSKNGKPFEGTPIIKDTLNLKPGDEYVVAFRADNEGNWMFHCHDLHHASAGMVTEVQYTDYQPHFTPDPKAGNKPE